DNA from Candidatus Syntrophosphaera sp.:
GGATTGGTGAGCAGGCGGAAGGCCACTCCTTCTTCCATGGCATGGCGGACCTCTTCCTCACGGGCGGGCAGTTCTTTGCGGGAGCGGCGATAAACGATCGTGACGTTGCCAGAGCCACAGCGCAGGGCGTTTCTGGCACAATCCATGGCCACGTTGCCGCCTCCGAGCACCACCACGTTTTTGCCTTCCGGCATGGGTGTGTCATACTCCGGAAAGCGGTAGGCCTTCATCAGGTTGATGCGGGTGAGGTACTCATTGGCGGAATAGATGTTGCAGAGGTTTTCCCCGGGAATGTTCATGAACTTGGGCAATCCGGCGCCAGTGCCGATATAGATGGCGTCATGCGTTTCCAGCAGGTCGTCGATGGTGTAGAGCGCCCCGATCAGGCTGTTCAATTCGATCTTGACCCCGAATTTGCGGAGGTAGTCGATCTCATGATGGACGATGGCCTTGGGCAGCCGGAATTCCGGGATGCCATAGACCAAAACGCCCCCGGGCTCGTGCAGTGCCTCATAGATCGTCACGGAATAGCCCAATTGGGCAAGATCAGCCGCTACCGTTATCCCTCCAGGCCCGGAGCCGACTACGGCGATCTTTTTGTTCAGCCGCTTGGGAGGCAAAGGCTGTTTGGCATTCTCCATCTTCATGGTCCAGTCCGCCACAAAACGCTCCAGATTGCCGATCGCCACTGGAGAATCCCGCAAGCCGAGGACGCATTTGGCCTCACATTGGTCCTCCTGCGGGCAAACCCGGCCGCAAACAGCCGGAAGCACGTTCCTTTCCTTCACCACACGGGCGGCGCCTTCATAATCCTCATCCCGGATCTTTCTGATCATCTCCGGGATGTCCACATTCACGGGACAGCCTTCAACGCACTTGGGTTTGGTGCATTGGAGACACCTTCCCGCCTCGAGCTGGGCCAGTTCGGTGGTGAGTCCGTAGGGCACTTCCAGGAAGTTGTGGACCCGCATGACCTGGTCCTGTTCCGGCATTTCCTGGCGCGGGATCTTGAGTTTGATGTGGCGTTCGTCCGCCTTGGTGAGGCCGTGCCATTCGCAGCCGTATTTCAGGCAGACAAAGAAAGGCAGCAGCTTTGAATAGGCCGAGATGGTGATTTTCCCGACCTTGCTGCCGCATTCCCCGCATCTGGTCTCGGGATCGACCAGGCTTTGGTTGCAGGAAGGGCAGAGCAGGTCATCGAGCACAGCGTCCTTTTCCAGGGGAATGGAGGTTTCCACCTCAAACACGTCCAGATAGGGGCTGAGCTTGACCTCCATCTCCCGGCCGTGCAAAATGCCTTTGTAGATGAGGACGTCGTGGTCCTTTTCCTTCACGTTGAAAGACTTGTTGCAATGGGGGCAGTAGGTGTTCAGGTAGGTCTTGAATTTGAGGTATTTCACTTCATAATCGAGCATGGCAGCCTCCCCTCATCAGCGGATGGAAAAGAGCAGGGCGTCTTTTTCTTTCTTCAGGTACATGTTGTTGCGTTTCTCAAGCTCGTCGAAATCCACCTGGTGTCCGTCAAAATCCGGCCCGTCGCAGCAGCAGAAGCTGGTTTTGCCGCCCACCGTTACCCTGCAGCCTCCGCACATTCCGGTGCCGTCCACCATGATGGGGTTGAGGCTGACCATGGTTTTGATGTTGTATTTTTTGGTGAGGTTGCAGACGTTCTTCATCATGATGATCGGGCCGATCGCGTAGACCAGATTGATATCGAAGCGCTCGTC
Protein-coding regions in this window:
- the gltA gene encoding NADPH-dependent glutamate synthase produces the protein MPEQDQVMRVHNFLEVPYGLTTELAQLEAGRCLQCTKPKCVEGCPVNVDIPEMIRKIRDEDYEGAARVVKERNVLPAVCGRVCPQEDQCEAKCVLGLRDSPVAIGNLERFVADWTMKMENAKQPLPPKRLNKKIAVVGSGPGGITVAADLAQLGYSVTIYEALHEPGGVLVYGIPEFRLPKAIVHHEIDYLRKFGVKIELNSLIGALYTIDDLLETHDAIYIGTGAGLPKFMNIPGENLCNIYSANEYLTRINLMKAYRFPEYDTPMPEGKNVVVLGGGNVAMDCARNALRCGSGNVTIVYRRSRKELPAREEEVRHAMEEGVAFRLLTNPIGFIGNDVNWVKAMECIKMELGQPDESGRRFPTPIKDSNFVMETDLVIVAIGAGPNPLLFKTAPGLKRNKWGYIEVNEETMETSIPNVFAGGDIVTGSATVISAMGAGRIAANAIHKKLSS